From a single Balneolales bacterium ANBcel1 genomic region:
- a CDS encoding TRAP transporter substrate-binding protein, which translates to MTDPTSLRKAADTFPDQASRPVTAGESDRKTSAGKTGRPGSRPAGLLIGFLMLSLTVSALTSCGDGDREEAADHDQPVEIILAHAMHLTHPVSVAMDRMADNVEEYSGGQVTMTIYPAGQLGGERKLLELIQIGAIGMTKVSTATLENIVPAMRVFSMPYLFRDKEHSFNVLFGPLGEELLLEGERYRLRGVGYYDAGSRSLYTTNRPVHTPEDLQGQKIRVMESVIAMQLMRTLGGSPTPLSYGELYTAFQGGIVDGAENNPPSFYTSRHYEVCNYYTLNEHTTIPDILVMDSRLWERLTDQQQEWLQRAVDESIEFQIELWRESEEESMQAFRDAGVEIIHPDKEPFRQAVQPLYDDVRRRNPELYNWVERIRNVE; encoded by the coding sequence ATGACTGACCCGACATCTCTTCGCAAAGCCGCCGATACCTTTCCGGATCAGGCATCCCGCCCCGTAACAGCCGGGGAATCTGACAGGAAAACATCCGCCGGGAAGACAGGCCGACCGGGCTCCCGGCCAGCGGGATTGCTCATCGGCTTTCTTATGCTGTCCCTGACGGTTTCCGCCCTTACCTCCTGTGGTGATGGCGATCGCGAAGAGGCCGCTGACCATGATCAGCCGGTGGAAATCATCCTGGCACACGCCATGCACCTCACCCATCCGGTATCGGTGGCGATGGATCGAATGGCCGATAACGTTGAGGAGTATTCCGGCGGACAGGTAACTATGACCATCTATCCGGCAGGACAGCTCGGCGGCGAGCGCAAACTGCTGGAACTGATTCAAATCGGTGCCATCGGCATGACGAAAGTCTCCACCGCTACTCTGGAGAACATCGTTCCGGCCATGCGTGTATTCAGTATGCCCTATCTGTTCCGCGACAAGGAACACTCCTTCAACGTTTTGTTTGGACCACTGGGCGAAGAACTGCTGCTGGAAGGCGAGCGCTACCGGTTGCGGGGCGTAGGCTATTACGATGCCGGCAGCCGCAGCCTGTACACCACAAACCGGCCGGTACACACCCCCGAAGACCTTCAGGGGCAAAAAATCCGGGTCATGGAAAGCGTGATCGCCATGCAGCTTATGCGCACACTTGGCGGCTCGCCCACACCGCTCTCGTATGGCGAGCTCTATACCGCGTTTCAGGGGGGCATCGTCGATGGAGCGGAAAACAACCCTCCCAGCTTCTACACTTCACGCCACTATGAGGTGTGCAACTACTACACCCTGAATGAGCACACCACCATACCCGACATCCTTGTCATGGACAGCAGGCTTTGGGAGCGTCTGACCGATCAGCAACAGGAGTGGCTGCAGAGGGCGGTCGACGAGTCCATCGAATTTCAGATCGAACTGTGGCGGGAGTCGGAGGAGGAATCGATGCAGGCCTTCCGGGATGCCGGTGTGGAAATTATCCATCCCGACAAGGAACCTTTCCGGCAGGCGGTCCAGCCCCTGTATGACGATGTGCGCCGCCGCAATCCTGAATTGTACAACTGGGTGGAGCGAATCCGAAACGTGGAATAA
- a CDS encoding TRAP transporter small permease: protein MREKIDKVTRVVLVVLMALLVLDVVWQVFTRYVIQSPSTFTDELARFLLIWVSLLGAAYFSGQNLHVAIDMFPRSLNPRNRFRLTIFIKVLIALFVLIVFVIGGGILVYTTWTYLQVTPALQIPMALVYLIGPISGLLIIYYKIDDIYRLIRKGPDHDIRTADAEPSATA, encoded by the coding sequence ATGCGGGAAAAAATCGATAAGGTAACGAGGGTGGTACTGGTTGTTCTGATGGCGCTGCTGGTGCTGGATGTGGTTTGGCAGGTATTCACCCGGTATGTGATCCAGTCACCCAGCACGTTCACTGATGAGCTTGCCCGGTTTCTGCTGATCTGGGTGAGCCTTCTCGGAGCCGCCTACTTCTCCGGACAGAACCTGCATGTGGCGATAGACATGTTCCCGAGAAGCCTGAATCCCCGGAACCGTTTCCGCCTCACCATTTTTATCAAAGTTCTGATAGCGCTTTTCGTGCTAATTGTTTTCGTTATCGGTGGAGGAATACTGGTATACACCACCTGGACCTACCTGCAGGTCACCCCGGCCCTTCAGATTCCCATGGCGCTGGTCTACCTGATCGGCCCGATCAGCGGACTGCTGATCATCTATTACAAAATAGATGATATCTACCGGTTAATTCGAAAGGGCCCCGATCACGATATCCGAACGGCAGATGCCGAACCATCTGCAACCGCATGA
- a CDS encoding TRAP transporter large permease subunit — protein MELTEILILVFSFLILLAIGVPIGWTLGIAALLTLLMSMESITAVTTLAQQFLTSLDSFTLLAIPFFILAGQMMNKGGIATRLIRFAKNLVGSLPGGLAHINVVAAMLFGAIAGSSVAAASAIGSILGPRMEKEGYSREFGAAVNVSSASIGLVIPPSNVLIVYSLASGGTSIAALFIAGYIPGILTGLMLMGLATVWAIRKKYPTGERTSMGELGRSFGAALPSLLLLIIVIGGIVVGIFTATEAAAIAVVYTLVLGFIYREITITSIPEILMGAIRTTSIVMLLIAASISLSWVMSFGHLPQSVSEAMLSISDNKIVILLIINLLLLFVGMFMDMTPAVLIFTPIFLPVVVELGIDPVHFGIIMVMNLSIGICTPPVGTLLFVGISVVNTTIEKIIRPLLPMFIAMIVALLLVTFWEDLSLWLPRLFGLM, from the coding sequence ATGGAATTAACCGAAATTCTGATTCTTGTCTTCAGCTTTCTGATTTTACTCGCTATCGGCGTTCCGATTGGATGGACCCTCGGTATCGCGGCCCTGCTCACCCTGCTGATGAGCATGGAATCGATAACGGCGGTCACCACCCTCGCCCAGCAGTTCCTCACCAGCCTCGACAGCTTCACGCTTCTGGCAATCCCGTTTTTCATCCTGGCCGGCCAGATGATGAACAAAGGTGGCATCGCCACACGGCTCATCCGTTTTGCCAAAAACCTGGTTGGATCGCTTCCCGGCGGACTCGCTCACATAAACGTGGTGGCAGCCATGCTGTTCGGCGCCATCGCCGGATCCTCGGTTGCCGCAGCCTCCGCGATCGGAAGCATCCTGGGTCCGCGGATGGAGAAAGAGGGCTACTCCAGAGAGTTCGGCGCGGCGGTTAACGTCTCATCGGCATCCATCGGATTGGTAATCCCCCCTTCCAATGTTCTTATCGTCTATTCGCTGGCCAGCGGCGGAACCTCCATCGCCGCGCTGTTTATCGCCGGATATATTCCCGGCATCCTCACCGGCCTGATGCTGATGGGACTGGCCACTGTCTGGGCCATCCGCAAAAAATATCCCACCGGAGAAAGAACCTCCATGGGCGAGCTTGGCCGCTCGTTTGGAGCCGCCCTTCCCAGCCTGCTATTGCTGATTATCGTCATCGGCGGTATTGTTGTCGGCATCTTCACCGCCACCGAAGCGGCCGCCATCGCGGTAGTCTACACCCTGGTACTCGGCTTTATCTACCGCGAGATTACCATCACCTCCATCCCCGAAATCCTGATGGGGGCCATACGCACCACCTCTATCGTCATGCTGCTGATCGCCGCCTCTATCAGCCTCTCGTGGGTGATGTCGTTCGGCCATCTGCCCCAGTCGGTGAGCGAAGCCATGCTCTCGATCAGCGACAACAAAATCGTCATCCTCCTGATCATCAACTTGCTGCTGCTGTTTGTCGGAATGTTCATGGACATGACCCCGGCCGTGTTGATTTTCACCCCGATATTCCTGCCCGTGGTCGTAGAGCTGGGCATCGACCCGGTTCACTTCGGAATTATTATGGTGATGAACCTCAGCATCGGCATCTGTACCCCTCCGGTAGGTACCCTGCTTTTCGTGGGCATCAGCGTTGTCAACACCACGATCGAGAAAATCATCCGTCCGTTGCTGCCCATGTTTATCGCCATGATCGTGGCATTGCTGCTGGTGACATTCTGGGAGGATCTGAGCCTGTGGCTGCCGCGTCTGTTCGGACTGATGTGA
- a CDS encoding carboxylesterase/lipase family protein → MNKVTRFISVCLLFGAIIFNSCSSDTIHDTTPLVETTSGTIAGYMDGGVFAFKGIPYARADRFMPPEDPEPWDGVRESTEFGPTAMQVNTWSDESDMDEDELFTVNVWTQGVNDDKKRPVMFWLHGGGFHVGGSDDPISDGHMLALTGDVVVVSVNHRLNILGFLDLSDFGDEYAHSANVGMLDVVAALQWVNRNIERFGGDPENITIFGESGGGGKVATLMCMPEAAGLFHKAIIQSGTLVNVMDKEKSTAIGRAVVENLGISGEQVSSLDTIPYSRLVEIGNQALEQTVGMRTPGSREIFGFGPVPDGINLLQQPFTPGFSDISKDVPLLIGTTLNEMERTAYADKDLTPEEAIARLEDRYGDKTDEYVALYEKAYPEYTPQDLLSIDTVFRPYTIMVADAWSETSEAPVYSYLLTWKSPVDDGARGSFHGLDIPLVFNNIELGKHWTGDEDDARQVADVMSASWIQFARTGDPNVPNRLPDWKPYSQENGETMIFDTEPEVVNNHDRALMNLIYPIP, encoded by the coding sequence ATGAATAAAGTTACACGATTCATCTCTGTCTGTTTGTTGTTTGGCGCCATTATTTTCAACAGCTGCTCCTCTGATACAATCCATGATACCACGCCCCTCGTTGAGACCACCTCCGGCACCATTGCCGGCTATATGGATGGAGGGGTTTTCGCCTTTAAAGGCATTCCGTATGCCAGAGCCGACAGATTCATGCCTCCGGAAGATCCCGAGCCCTGGGACGGTGTCCGAGAAAGCACCGAATTTGGCCCGACTGCCATGCAGGTTAACACCTGGTCGGATGAATCGGATATGGATGAAGACGAGCTGTTTACGGTAAATGTGTGGACACAGGGTGTGAACGACGACAAAAAAAGGCCGGTCATGTTCTGGCTGCATGGTGGCGGATTTCACGTCGGAGGCAGTGACGACCCGATCTCCGATGGCCACATGCTTGCCCTGACGGGCGACGTCGTCGTGGTTTCGGTAAATCACCGGCTCAATATTCTCGGGTTTCTTGATTTATCCGATTTTGGAGATGAATATGCCCATTCTGCTAATGTCGGCATGCTGGATGTGGTAGCCGCGCTCCAGTGGGTCAACAGAAACATTGAAAGATTTGGCGGCGACCCCGAGAATATCACCATATTCGGTGAATCGGGAGGCGGCGGAAAGGTGGCAACACTGATGTGCATGCCGGAAGCAGCGGGGCTGTTTCACAAAGCGATCATCCAGAGCGGCACGCTCGTCAACGTGATGGATAAAGAGAAATCAACGGCCATTGGCCGGGCCGTTGTGGAAAACCTCGGAATTAGCGGGGAACAGGTGAGTAGCCTGGATACCATCCCCTATAGCAGGCTTGTTGAAATCGGCAATCAGGCCCTGGAGCAAACCGTGGGTATGAGAACTCCCGGATCCAGAGAAATATTCGGGTTCGGGCCGGTTCCGGATGGGATCAATTTGCTTCAGCAGCCATTTACGCCGGGGTTTTCGGACATATCAAAGGATGTTCCATTGCTCATTGGAACAACGTTAAACGAGATGGAGCGCACCGCCTATGCCGATAAGGACCTTACCCCGGAAGAGGCGATAGCGCGATTGGAGGACCGGTACGGTGATAAAACAGACGAATATGTCGCGCTCTACGAGAAAGCCTATCCGGAATACACCCCACAGGATCTGCTATCCATCGATACCGTATTTCGACCATATACCATTATGGTGGCCGATGCCTGGTCGGAAACAAGCGAGGCGCCCGTCTATTCATACCTGCTAACGTGGAAAAGTCCCGTTGATGACGGGGCAAGGGGCTCGTTTCACGGCCTTGATATCCCGCTGGTGTTTAATAACATTGAATTGGGAAAGCATTGGACCGGCGACGAAGACGATGCCCGTCAGGTTGCGGATGTGATGAGCGCGTCCTGGATTCAATTTGCACGAACCGGCGATCCCAATGTTCCGAATCGGCTGCCCGACTGGAAACCCTATTCGCAGGAAAATGGCGAGACCATGATTTTTGACACGGAACCCGAAGTTGTCAATAACCACGACCGGGCATTGATGAACCTGATTTATCCGATACCGTAA
- a CDS encoding CotH kinase family protein translates to MRYCYRSTLHKSVTSAVLFPAIIFILLLIVTPVSGQQLYLNEIMASNGATIADEDGDNEDWVEIYYAGEEPLNLEGFGLSDDYDRPFRWEFPDITIQPGEFLLVWASNKDRRDPDGELHTNFAISSAGEEVILTAPDGQRLDELPPTEIPTDISIGRYPDGIGDWYFYAHPTPGEPNGDDGYQEMLEPVSYSHQGGFYTGDFQLELSHPDPDVTIIYTLDGSEPDPNNLDGTTWLHMDRYRTWGQQLLEHTYASRQYNPSAPIEIRNRTSDPNHVTHMQTRFEDSPNPDYFPNNPIFKGTVVRAKAVRDGAVSDGVQTHSYFVTPDGRNRFSLPVISFAIQEDHLFDYETGIYVPGKLYDEYGNNETTGHATANYTQRGIEWERPASMELFEPDSDRAGLQQDMGVRLHGGWSRSFSLKSFRLYARNQYGDNRFYYRMFPDQPYEEFNRLMLRSSGNDFEQTMFRDAMMQRVVGHMNFDTQAYRPFITLINGEYWGMLNLRERYDKHYLARVHGVDPENIDLLEHDEQDHVVAKEGSADHYLAMMNYIADNDITLQEHYDEVNTRMDIENYIDYQVAQIFVGNADWPNTNLDMWRLRTDEYAPDAPAQHDGRWRWLVYDLDFGFWLYSEDPDYNTLQHALFLIEHAHGNSEWSTELFRSLLENEQFRNDFINRFLDQLNTAFRSSRVIEIINEMAGHIEPDIAEHIQRWNRPTGGWGSSGFDNWHNIINNELIPFALQRPGNVRNHLREHFNIDGQLNLTVDISDEAAGHIRVNTIDITPETAGVNNNPYPWTGSYFRGVPVTVKAKPAPGFAFVRWEGVPDSLQYDPNVELTLRTSTRVTAVFEEDIDSDAFPEAFRLQSGSETISFSHWAHDATPGSFPNHMGFVYMDTRDPGLEADISGFTSGSYSLESRTRINGFGDDGFAFINTGNEDGNPGYPGTRLGGAILALDTRNAQNMQISWEGMTVTPNSRVYHLRLQFRFGDQGPFTDLLDSEGNPVEYRRNEEAGHTEWIGPITLPEQLENRGYVQLLWRYYFTGQRLDDDSGARDQLSVRNIVVEAGNVVSTGEEPPDLPASYALGQNYPNPFNPSTSIRFDLPESGEVRLEVYDLTGRRITTLVEGIRQAGTHHVHWDATGHASGIYLYRLEAGNHTETRKMTLIK, encoded by the coding sequence ATGAGATATTGTTATCGCAGCACACTTCACAAAAGCGTCACCTCAGCAGTCCTTTTTCCGGCGATTATATTCATACTGTTATTAATCGTCACACCGGTATCGGGTCAACAGCTTTATCTGAATGAAATCATGGCCTCCAACGGCGCAACGATTGCCGATGAGGACGGCGACAACGAAGACTGGGTCGAGATTTATTATGCCGGCGAGGAGCCGCTGAACCTCGAAGGCTTCGGGCTGTCCGACGACTACGACCGTCCCTTCCGCTGGGAATTCCCCGACATCACCATTCAGCCCGGCGAATTTCTGCTGGTATGGGCCTCGAACAAGGACCGCCGCGACCCCGACGGCGAACTGCACACCAATTTCGCGATCTCTTCTGCCGGCGAGGAGGTTATCCTCACCGCCCCCGACGGTCAGCGGCTGGATGAACTTCCGCCGACCGAAATCCCGACCGACATCAGTATCGGACGGTATCCCGACGGCATCGGTGACTGGTATTTCTATGCCCATCCGACTCCCGGCGAACCCAACGGCGACGACGGCTATCAGGAGATGCTCGAGCCGGTTTCGTATTCACACCAGGGCGGCTTTTATACCGGCGATTTCCAGCTCGAACTATCGCACCCCGATCCGGACGTCACCATCATCTACACACTGGACGGCTCCGAGCCCGATCCGAACAACCTGGACGGAACGACCTGGCTACATATGGATCGATATCGTACCTGGGGGCAGCAGTTGCTTGAACATACTTATGCTTCCCGCCAGTATAATCCATCGGCACCCATCGAAATCCGGAACCGTACAAGCGATCCGAATCACGTAACACACATGCAAACCCGCTTCGAGGACTCCCCGAACCCCGATTATTTCCCCAATAACCCCATATTCAAAGGAACGGTGGTTCGCGCAAAAGCGGTAAGAGACGGAGCCGTTTCAGATGGTGTTCAAACGCATTCCTACTTTGTGACACCCGACGGGCGGAACCGGTTTTCACTGCCGGTCATTTCTTTTGCTATTCAGGAAGATCACTTGTTCGATTATGAAACCGGTATTTACGTACCAGGCAAGTTATATGACGAGTATGGAAATAATGAAACCACGGGTCATGCTACGGCTAATTATACGCAACGCGGCATTGAGTGGGAACGTCCCGCGTCCATGGAACTGTTTGAGCCGGACTCCGACCGCGCCGGTCTTCAGCAGGATATGGGGGTGCGTCTTCACGGTGGATGGAGCCGCTCCTTTTCTTTGAAGTCGTTCCGTCTGTACGCCCGTAATCAATACGGAGACAACCGGTTCTACTACCGGATGTTTCCGGATCAGCCCTATGAGGAGTTTAACCGTCTGATGCTCCGGAGTTCAGGTAACGATTTTGAGCAGACCATGTTTCGGGATGCGATGATGCAGCGCGTGGTCGGCCACATGAACTTCGACACCCAGGCCTACCGGCCGTTCATCACCCTGATTAATGGGGAGTACTGGGGCATGCTGAACCTTCGGGAGCGGTATGACAAACACTACCTGGCCAGAGTTCACGGTGTGGATCCGGAAAACATCGACTTGCTGGAGCATGACGAGCAGGATCACGTGGTTGCCAAAGAGGGCTCTGCCGATCATTATCTTGCGATGATGAATTATATCGCCGACAATGATATCACACTTCAGGAGCATTATGACGAAGTGAATACCCGCATGGATATCGAAAATTATATCGACTATCAGGTAGCCCAGATTTTTGTCGGTAACGCCGACTGGCCGAACACCAATCTGGATATGTGGCGGCTTCGCACTGATGAGTATGCTCCGGACGCTCCTGCCCAGCACGACGGCCGCTGGCGATGGCTGGTTTATGACCTGGACTTCGGATTCTGGCTTTATAGCGAGGATCCGGATTATAATACGCTCCAACACGCCCTCTTTCTCATTGAGCATGCGCACGGGAACTCGGAATGGTCGACCGAACTGTTCCGGTCGTTGCTGGAGAATGAGCAGTTCCGAAACGATTTCATCAACCGGTTTCTGGATCAGTTGAACACCGCATTCAGAAGTTCCAGAGTTATCGAAATTATTAATGAAATGGCCGGTCATATCGAGCCTGATATCGCCGAACACATTCAGCGCTGGAACAGGCCGACAGGCGGTTGGGGCAGTTCCGGTTTTGACAACTGGCATAATATCATCAACAATGAACTCATTCCTTTCGCACTACAACGCCCCGGGAATGTCCGGAATCATTTGAGAGAACATTTCAATATTGATGGACAACTGAATCTGACTGTAGACATTTCTGATGAAGCTGCCGGACACATCCGAGTGAATACTATCGATATCACTCCGGAAACGGCCGGCGTCAACAACAATCCATATCCCTGGACCGGCTCTTATTTCCGGGGTGTTCCGGTAACCGTGAAGGCCAAACCGGCTCCCGGCTTCGCATTTGTCCGGTGGGAAGGCGTTCCTGATAGCCTGCAGTATGACCCGAACGTTGAACTGACACTCAGAACCAGTACCAGGGTTACCGCTGTTTTCGAGGAAGATATAGACTCCGACGCATTCCCGGAGGCCTTCCGCCTCCAGTCCGGTAGTGAGACTATCTCTTTTAGCCATTGGGCTCATGACGCTACCCCCGGTAGTTTTCCCAACCATATGGGCTTTGTCTATATGGACACCCGCGATCCCGGCCTCGAGGCCGATATTTCCGGATTTACCAGTGGCAGTTACTCACTCGAGAGCCGGACCCGTATTAACGGCTTTGGCGATGACGGCTTCGCTTTCATCAACACGGGTAACGAAGACGGCAACCCCGGTTATCCCGGTACCCGGCTCGGCGGAGCCATATTAGCCCTGGATACCCGCAACGCGCAAAACATGCAAATCAGCTGGGAAGGCATGACAGTCACACCGAATTCCAGAGTGTATCATCTCAGACTCCAGTTCCGATTCGGTGACCAGGGCCCGTTCACCGATCTGCTTGACAGCGAGGGGAATCCGGTCGAATACCGGCGCAATGAAGAAGCCGGACATACCGAGTGGATCGGACCGATAACCCTTCCCGAACAACTGGAGAACAGAGGCTATGTGCAGCTGCTTTGGCGCTACTACTTCACCGGCCAGCGGCTGGATGACGACAGCGGCGCGCGTGACCAGCTGTCGGTACGCAATATCGTGGTGGAAGCGGGGAATGTTGTCAGCACAGGTGAAGAGCCCCCGGACCTGCCCGCTTCATACGCCCTTGGACAAAACTACCCCAATCCGTTCAACCCGTCGACGTCAATCCGGTTCGACCTTCCGGAAAGCGGTGAAGTCAGACTGGAGGTGTACGACCTGACCGGCCGTCGCATCACTACCCTTGTGGAAGGAATCCGGCAGGCCGGTACCCACCATGTTCACTGGGATGCCACCGGCCACGCCTCCGGTATATATCTCTACCGTCTCGAAGCGGGTAACCATACCGAAACGCGCAAAATGACGTTGATTAAATAG